Genomic window (Aquimarina sp. BL5):
TGTCAGGGTAATTTGCAAATAATCTTCTTGCTTTTATAAGCAGGTTTTCGGCTTCATCATTTTCTTTTATTTCCGACAACCTCTTAGCTTTTTTTGAATACGCATTGGCCAATAATTCTTCTGATTCTACTTTATCATTTTTTACACTTTTAGCTAGGTTAATAGCTTTATCATAATAATAAAGAGCGGAGTCATTTTTTTGTTCAAGGCCATATATATAGCCAATTTCTATAAAAATATTTACCTTACAACCCCAATCAGCTTCATTAAATGCTTCTTTTAAGAATGTAATTTTATGATCCCAATTTAAAATAGTATTCAATTCTTTATCTAATACTTCACAATATTCGCTATTATTTTGCGCAAGTATATTCGTATTAACAAATAATAATACAAAAAGGAATGTTTTTATCTTCTCCATTATTTATTAGATTTGAATTAAGCTGATAATGATTCTTGGTTTTTCAACATAGGATGATAAATATTTTTTATAATTGGTATCTGTATGTCAAAGCGAGTACCAATTCTCTTTTCTGAAGAAACTTCTATAATACCTTTATTCATTTTTACAAACCTATAAACCAAATTGAGTCCTAGCCCTGTCCCTTTTTCACCTTTTGTTCCTATTGTAGATTTTTTATCTTCTAATGTAAAGAGATGATTTAATTGTTCTTGAGACATTCCCACGCCGGTATCTATTACCGAACATAATAATAAATTGTCTTCACTTGTAAATTCTATTCGAATATTTCCACCTTCTGTATATTTTAATGCATTACCTAGCAAGTTCCTAAAAATAACATGAAAAGCACCTTTATCAAAATTAACCCACAAATCTTCTTTATATTTTAAATCAATTTTGGTTTTCTTAAATGTAGCTTGTTGCTCATATCCTGATATAATTTCGTTTAACTGTTCACTTACTGATATTTTTTCAGGATTCATTTTATAACCATTCATTTGTTCTAGTGACCAATTCAATAAATTATCCAACATATTAGACAGACTTTCGGAATTTTGTTCTAAAGCTTGAGACAATTCTATTGTTTTTTCATGATTTCCTTTATTTATATGATATTTCAATATTTTACCTGATCGCTGAAATGGAAGGATCATGCCTCTTAAATCATGAGCAATAATCGAAAAAAGACGATTTTTAACTTGATTTGTAGAAACTAGTTCCTTTTGCTGTTTTCTTAACTTTCTGAAAGCCCAAGCACCAGCTGCTAATAATAGTAATAATAAACAAGCTACTAATAAATATAGATGCTGTTGAGCTCTAGCCTGTTTCGTTATTTGTTGCTGCTCTTCTTTTTCTTGGTTAAGAGTAACGATAGCTAATTCTTTCTTTTTAGTTTCATATTTTTTTTCAAGATTTGCGACTTGAGTTTGTACTTCTTGGCTCGATATAGAATCTTTTATAGCGTGATATTTCTTAAAGTGTTCCAAAGCCGAAGTGAATTGTTTTGTTTTTTCATGATATTCACTATATATTTTATGAAATTCTTTTTTAGAATCTAATTCTCTATTTTTATTTACAGTTTCTTCAAAAGGTTTTAGATATTCTTTAACTTTATTGTATTCTCCTTTTTTAAGATAAATCTTGATTATACCAAAAAGACTAGGTAGTGTTTTTCCGATATTTAGTTCTTTAGACATTTTATAAGCTTCAATAAAACAAGTTTCGGCTTTATCATAGTCTAATGAAGAGTCATAATAAATCATGCCCTCCTTCTGCAGACCTTCAATTATTAAATCATTGTATTTCATTTTTTGAGATATCTCGGATGCTGAGTCTACATTATCAATAGCCTTGTCATATTCTTTTAAGTCCCTATATCTTCCTGCCAAAGCCAAGTGAAATGAAGCAATCTCATAATCATGACCAATTTTTTTTGCCCTTAAAATACCTTCATTGAAGTATTTTATAGCAGTTTCAGATTTATCCAATTTCACATAACAAAAACCAAGATTATAATATGTACCTATTAAACGTAATAGATCAGATGGTTTTTCATCCGTTCCTATAGTTTGAAGAAAAATCTCTGCTGCCTTCGTATAGTTATTTAAATGAAGGTAATATGTTCCTTTATTCTGATATGCATCTAATAAATTGACAGTATCTTTAGTGCGTTTCAAAACAACAATACTTGAATCTATGTAATTGATAGCTTTATCGAACTCACGATCTTCTCTTGCAGATATCGATTTTAATGTATAATAAAAATGCCAACTATTATTATCAGGGTCTTTTGATAGTATTGATCTGGCTTTTTGCAATATTGGTATTATTTCATCTTTTCTATAATTACTTAACAACACATATGCTTTATATAAATATGTAGACAATAATAATTCTTCTGAATCTGTGTTTTTGGCTAATATTGCAACCTTATCATAATAGTATAAACTAGAATCTATATTTTTTTTCATCCCATATATATTAGCTTGAGACATATAAATATCCGTCAAACAAGTTTCATCTGCCTTAGTCATCATGATCTTATTATATTCTAAATAAAAATCTATATCCGAAATTGTATCTCTTTCTACTCTCCATTGTTCACAATATTCTTTTTCAGTTTGTGAATACATTGTCAGTGTAACCATAAAAACAAAAAGTAATGGTAATAATCTGTATCGGGTCATAGTAGTAGCTTTTACATTTGATTATCTCTTCTTTTATGCAGAAAGAGACTTTCTTTCTTTCTTTTCATTAAATTGATAATTCATCATTGGAAACTTAAGATCAAATCGGGTACCTATTCTTTTTTCTGAAGAGACTTGAATCGTTCCTTTATGCATTTTTATGAATCGATATACAAGATTTAATCCTAATCCTGTACCCTTTTCTCCTTGCGTACCAATAGTTGATTTTTTTTCTTCCAGAGAAAAAAGATGCTCTAGTTGATCCTGAGACATTCCCACCCCTGTATCCGTTATAGAGCATAAAAACATATCGTCTTCACTTGTAAATTCTATTCGAATATTTCCACCTTCTGTATATTTTAGAGCATTACCTATCAGATTTCTGAAAATTACATGAAAAGCTCCTTTATCCAGATTAACCCATAAATCCTCTTCATACTTTAAATCAATCTTAGTTTTCTTATACGCAGCTTGTTGTTCATATCCTAATACAATGTCATTCAACTCTTCACTTATTGACATCGTTTGGAGGTTCATCTTATAACCATTCATTTGTCCTAACGACCAATTCAATAAATTATCCAACATATTAGAAAGGCTTTCTGAGTTTTGTTCTAATGCTTGAGATAGTTCTATTGTTTTTTCATGATTTCCTTTATTTATATGATATTTCAATATTTTACCTGATCGCTGAAATGGAATGATCATGCCTCTTAAATCATGAGCAATAATCGAAAAAAGACGATTTTTAACTTGATTTATAGAAACTAGTTCCTTCTGCTGTTTTCTTAACTTTCTGAAAGCCCAAGCACCAGCTGCTAATAAGAATAATAAAAACCCTGCTGCTAATAAATATAAATTCTGTTGAGCTCTAGCCTGTTTCGTTATTTGTTGTTGCTCTTCCTTTTCCTTATTAAGAGTAACTATATCTAACTCTTTCTTTTTGGTATCATATTTTGTTTCTAGATCAGCCAATTTGGAATATACCTTTTCTTTAGAAATAGAATCTTGAATTTTATGATATTTTTTCAAATAATACACCTCCTTTTTAGGTTGATTAATCACTTCATAATATTCACTGTATGATTTATAAAAATCCATAAGGTCCTTAGGACGATTGGATTCTTTAATACTCTCCTCCCATAAGTTTAAATATTCTTTAACCTTCGTATAATTTTGCTTTTTGTGATACACTTTTACAATACCTTGTATACTTGGTATACTATGAAACTTGGTTTTAGGATCTTTCGAGGCTTCAAAAGCCTTTAAAAAAAATTCTTCTGCTTTATCATAGTCCTGATAATTATATAAATACGTTTCTCCTTTTTCACGAAAAGATCTAGAAATCCTACTCTTTGAGCCATGCTTTTGAGCCAATTTTAATGCGGAGTCTGCGGCAGAAATTGCATCTTCAGAATGCCCTAAATATCTATTGGATTCTGACAAACAGACGTAGCTTCTCAACAGTCTTAAATCATATCCATTTTCTTTTGCTATAATAATTGCTTTCTCCAGATAACTTTTTGCTGTCTCATACTGTCCCCATAAATTATAGCATTGCCCCATAGAAATATAATTATCGGCTATCCCTCCTTTATCATCAATTCTTTTAAGAATATTCAGCGCTTTTGATAAACTTTCTATTGCTATTTCATATTCTCCCAAATTACTACATAAAAAGCCTAGTTTATCATATGAATCATAAAGCTCCAAAGTATCATTACTTCTGATCCTCGCAATGATAGTAGAATCCATATATGAAACAGCTTGACGCAAATCCCCATCAATATATCCTAATTGAGCTAGTTGTTGATAGTATAATGACCAACTCGAACTTTCTGGATACTTAATTAATAAGTTTCTAGCTTTTTCTAAAAGGTTTCTGGTTTTTTCAAATTCATTTTTTGCTATATGTATATTTGATTTTCTGGAATACACAAAAGCTAGTTTTTCTTCTTCTCCTGTATTTTTACTTAAAGAAATAGCTTTATCCAAATAATACATAGCTGAGTCCATTTGTAGCTTTCTTCCGTAAACATTTCCTAAAAATGAATATATATCAATTCTGTCTTCAGGTTTTACTTTTGAAATAAAAGCAATACTAAACTTTACTTGAATGTCTAAGTTTTGAATTGTATCAATCTTTGCACTCCATTCTTCAAAGTACTTTTGTTCATTCTGAGAATGAAGACTGAAGACTATGAAAAAGATAAAAATTATACATAATGATTTGTGTGTAGTCATAGTTGGTTATTTAATATTTACATATGCTATAATCGATTCAGATAAGTTACTCCTAACGCTAAACCATTAGCCAATTCATATAGACTTGTATTTGTAAGCATCTTTTCTAATTCCTTTCTAACTAGTTAAATTTTATCATATATTGGACAATACTTACGAGCATTGCATTTTTTCAACCCCCAATCCACAACTAGTATATATCGAATCACCATCAATTGCATATACAATGTCTTCTAGTATTATCTGATCTATTCCTTTTTCTTCAACCAGAAACCCTCCTCTAGGTCCTCTTAGAACTCAAAATCTTATTTTTTACTAATGTTTGAAGTATTTTTACGGTAAAAGCCTCTGAAGAATCAATCTCATTAGCTATGGCTTTTAGATTGGTGAGTTTTTTTTGTAATGATTGCTGTGCTATATAAATAGAAGCTTTAATACCATATTCACAAGCCCTAGAAAACATATCTTTTTATTAAATATACTCAAATATAAAGATAAATTTTAATTAGGATAAGCTTGTCCTAGATAAAAGATACATACTACATTTAATACAATATAAAAGTAAGAGTATCTTACATAAAAAACAGTGCAAATATATTAGATAGAAAATATCTGATATTAAATTCCTTCCCTTTTATTAACAGGAGTAGTAGGATTATAACCAAATCCGGGAATTTTTAATTCTATCCCTAATTGATCAAGTACGTATCCTATTGTCGCATAATGATGTATAGCATGGCTATTAGCGTGTGCAAGAATGCTTTCTAGAGTATAATTTACAGTTACTTTTCCCTGTCCCATGTTATCTGTCACATGAATTAAATAATCCGTATTTACGTCCACATAAGAAACTAAAGTCTTCTGAAGCATATAAATATGATCCTTTGCTGCATCTATATTAGTAGATAAAATTTCATCTCTTTTACGTGCAGTAAGATCAATATCATTAGTGTCTAATCCATTAATAATACAATCAAAAAAATCTAATGTATGCCTAATATGAGAACCTATACTAGAATAATATGGACCAACAGAAGTATCACAGTAAGTTTCTGAATCTATTGCGTCTAATAAAGCAATAGCGTTATTAAGGTTGTGGTTAATTGAAGATATAATGAGTTCTTTCATAAATAATATGGACGTAATATACATAATAAACTTACATAACAACTTTGACAAAACGTTAAATTTATTGTTTACGTGTATAAGAATACAATACCATGGATCAAACCTCGTTATCAAAAAATCATTATGATGAATGTCCTAGAAAACAGTAGGATATCTATCACTTTATTTATGGGTTAGCCATAAAAATCAAGATAAAGTGCGCATTTCATCGATTAATGACATTTATTTTTGGAGGTTACTCAGAAAATATTGTATACTTGTACTGTTCATTAAAAAGCCCCATAAAAATGAAAAGAATTTCACCAATATTATTTTTACTTTGTCTTGTTGCTCAGGTTAATGCTCAGGATCTTTATGAAGATGCTTTAACAGCTGCTAGCTATGCATATTCGCATTCTAAAAAAGCACACGGAGCAAATAACGTATTTCATACTCAGGAATATGCCGATAAAGCTATAGAAGCTTTTGAAAAAGTAGAAAACCTTTCAGATAA
Coding sequences:
- a CDS encoding ATP-binding protein codes for the protein MTRYRLLPLLFVFMVTLTMYSQTEKEYCEQWRVERDTISDIDFYLEYNKIMMTKADETCLTDIYMSQANIYGMKKNIDSSLYYYDKVAILAKNTDSEELLLSTYLYKAYVLLSNYRKDEIIPILQKARSILSKDPDNNSWHFYYTLKSISAREDREFDKAINYIDSSIVVLKRTKDTVNLLDAYQNKGTYYLHLNNYTKAAEIFLQTIGTDEKPSDLLRLIGTYYNLGFCYVKLDKSETAIKYFNEGILRAKKIGHDYEIASFHLALAGRYRDLKEYDKAIDNVDSASEISQKMKYNDLIIEGLQKEGMIYYDSSLDYDKAETCFIEAYKMSKELNIGKTLPSLFGIIKIYLKKGEYNKVKEYLKPFEETVNKNRELDSKKEFHKIYSEYHEKTKQFTSALEHFKKYHAIKDSISSQEVQTQVANLEKKYETKKKELAIVTLNQEKEEQQQITKQARAQQHLYLLVACLLLLLLAAGAWAFRKLRKQQKELVSTNQVKNRLFSIIAHDLRGMILPFQRSGKILKYHINKGNHEKTIELSQALEQNSESLSNMLDNLLNWSLEQMNGYKMNPEKISVSEQLNEIISGYEQQATFKKTKIDLKYKEDLWVNFDKGAFHVIFRNLLGNALKYTEGGNIRIEFTSEDNLLLCSVIDTGVGMSQEQLNHLFTLEDKKSTIGTKGEKGTGLGLNLVYRFVKMNKGIIEVSSEKRIGTRFDIQIPIIKNIYHPMLKNQESLSA
- a CDS encoding ATP-binding protein, with protein sequence MTTHKSLCIIFIFFIVFSLHSQNEQKYFEEWSAKIDTIQNLDIQVKFSIAFISKVKPEDRIDIYSFLGNVYGRKLQMDSAMYYLDKAISLSKNTGEEEKLAFVYSRKSNIHIAKNEFEKTRNLLEKARNLLIKYPESSSWSLYYQQLAQLGYIDGDLRQAVSYMDSTIIARIRSNDTLELYDSYDKLGFLCSNLGEYEIAIESLSKALNILKRIDDKGGIADNYISMGQCYNLWGQYETAKSYLEKAIIIAKENGYDLRLLRSYVCLSESNRYLGHSEDAISAADSALKLAQKHGSKSRISRSFREKGETYLYNYQDYDKAEEFFLKAFEASKDPKTKFHSIPSIQGIVKVYHKKQNYTKVKEYLNLWEESIKESNRPKDLMDFYKSYSEYYEVINQPKKEVYYLKKYHKIQDSISKEKVYSKLADLETKYDTKKKELDIVTLNKEKEEQQQITKQARAQQNLYLLAAGFLLFLLAAGAWAFRKLRKQQKELVSINQVKNRLFSIIAHDLRGMIIPFQRSGKILKYHINKGNHEKTIELSQALEQNSESLSNMLDNLLNWSLGQMNGYKMNLQTMSISEELNDIVLGYEQQAAYKKTKIDLKYEEDLWVNLDKGAFHVIFRNLIGNALKYTEGGNIRIEFTSEDDMFLCSITDTGVGMSQDQLEHLFSLEEKKSTIGTQGEKGTGLGLNLVYRFIKMHKGTIQVSSEKRIGTRFDLKFPMMNYQFNEKKERKSLSA
- a CDS encoding Rrf2 family transcriptional regulator; this encodes MFSRACEYGIKASIYIAQQSLQKKLTNLKAIANEIDSSEAFTVKILQTLVKNKILSSKRT
- a CDS encoding DinB family protein — its product is MKELIISSINHNLNNAIALLDAIDSETYCDTSVGPYYSSIGSHIRHTLDFFDCIINGLDTNDIDLTARKRDEILSTNIDAAKDHIYMLQKTLVSYVDVNTDYLIHVTDNMGQGKVTVNYTLESILAHANSHAIHHYATIGYVLDQLGIELKIPGFGYNPTTPVNKREGI